The window AAGCCCCGAAGACCTGCGCACCGCCATCCGGCTCGGCGTCGGACGCATCGTCGTGGACAGCCCCTCCGAAATCGCACGCCTCGCCGCGATCACCCCCGCCGACACCCGCCAAAAGGTCATGGTCCGCGTCGTCCCCGGCATCGCCGCCGGCGGACACGCCAAGATCCGCACCGGCACCGACAACCAGAAATTCGGCCTCTCGATCACCGACGGCTCCGCACAGCACGCCGTCACCCGGATACTCGACCAGCCACACCTCGAACTCGTCGGCCTGCACTGCCACATCGGCTCACAGATCGCCACAGTCAAACCCTACGTCGTCGCCGTACGACGCATGATCGGCCTGATGGCCCGGATCAAAAACCAGCACGGCATCACCCTCCCCCAGCTGAACATCGGCGGCGGCCACGCCATCGCCTACCGGCCCGGCGAGGAAACCATGAACGTGCCCGAGCTGGCCGGACGCGTCCGCGCCGAGCTCGAAGAAGGCTGCACCCGCGCCGGACTCCCCGTCCCCCGACTCACCCTGGAACCCGGCCGCGCCATCGTCGGACCAGCCGCAGTCGCCATCTACCACGTACTCGCCGTCAAACGAACCGGCGACCGCACCTTCGTCGCCATCGACGGCGGCATGAGCGACAACCCCCGCCCCGCACTCTACGGCGTCCAATACGCACCCCGCCTCATCGGCCGCCCCTCATCCGTACCACCCCGCCTCGTCACCGTCGTCGGCCGGCACTGCGAAGCCGGCGACATCCTCGCCGACGACGTAGCACTCCCCGGCGACATACGCCCCGGCGACCTCCTCGCCGTCCCCGCGGCCGGCGCCTACCACCTCTCCATGGCCTCCGGCTACAACATGATCGGCCGACCCCCCGTCATCGCAGTATCCGACGGCACCGCACGCGTACTCATACGCCGCGAATCACTCGACGACATGAACCGCAGAGACATCGGCCTGTAACAAACACCGGCCCCCACACCCGGCGTCCGCCGAAACCCCCTCTCGGCGGACGCCGCCCCCCACACACCACGATGGCCCGAAAGGCCATCAAGTACCCCTATTCGCATACCCCAATGTGTGAGGACGAGGTCTCGATGACCGTCGAAAACACCGTCGGCCTGGTCGTGGCCGTAGCACTGCTCGCCTATCTGATTCTCGCCCTGATCAAGCCGGAGAAGTTCTGATGTCCGCCCCCGCCACGGTCGAACCCGCCCCCGTCCACGACGTGCCACCTCCGCGCGAAGAACGGCCGCGCCGGGTCGGTGCCGGAATGCTCGATCCCAAACAGCTGTGGCTCGCGCTCCCCCAGGCGCTCCGCAAGCTGAATCCGGTGACCCTGTTCCGTAATCCGGTCATGTTCGTCACCGAGGTCGGTGCCGCGCTCACCACCGGCATAGCGGTCGTCCACCCCAGTCTCTTCGGCTGGCTGATCACCGGCTGGCTGTGGCTGACGGTGGTCTTCGCCAACCTCGCCGAGGCCGTGGCCGAGAGCCGTGGCAAGGCGCAGGCCGACGCTCTGCGCGAGACCCGGCAGCAGACCACCGCATGGCGGCTCGCGGGCTGGGAGCCCGGGGCGGCGGAGGACTCCTACCTCGAAGAGGCCGTGGCCGCCTCCGAGCTCAGGCGCGGCGACATCGTGTCCGTGCCGGCCGGGGATCTGATTCCCGGTGACGGCGACGTCATCGAGGGCGCCGCCAGCGTCGACGAGTCCGCCATAACCGGTGAGTCCGCGCCGGTCATCCGCGAGTCCGGCGGCGATCGCAGCGCCGTCACCGGAGGCACCCGGGTGCTCTCCGACCACCTGGTCGTACGGATCACCCAAGAGCCCGG is drawn from Streptomyces sp. NBC_01717 and contains these coding sequences:
- the kdpF gene encoding K(+)-transporting ATPase subunit F — translated: MTVENTVGLVVAVALLAYLILALIKPEKF
- the lysA gene encoding diaminopimelate decarboxylase; amino-acid sequence: MTVSLPSPLPASLPSDPQALSRILGNTDGLSVWPRSTRPEADSDISVNGVSLTEAADRFGTPLYVLDEQEVRERCRTYRTAFPEADIVYAAKAFLCRALAHWIQEEGLGLDVCSAGELELAVTTGFPPENIVMHGNAKSPEDLRTAIRLGVGRIVVDSPSEIARLAAITPADTRQKVMVRVVPGIAAGGHAKIRTGTDNQKFGLSITDGSAQHAVTRILDQPHLELVGLHCHIGSQIATVKPYVVAVRRMIGLMARIKNQHGITLPQLNIGGGHAIAYRPGEETMNVPELAGRVRAELEEGCTRAGLPVPRLTLEPGRAIVGPAAVAIYHVLAVKRTGDRTFVAIDGGMSDNPRPALYGVQYAPRLIGRPSSVPPRLVTVVGRHCEAGDILADDVALPGDIRPGDLLAVPAAGAYHLSMASGYNMIGRPPVIAVSDGTARVLIRRESLDDMNRRDIGL